From the Amycolatopsis thermoflava N1165 genome, one window contains:
- a CDS encoding ATP-dependent helicase, with protein MSGEGTRSRAGARLVRLPVPEPRPERWDADARAVLAAPRGFVRVLGGPGTGKTTLITSAAAARISGGADPESLLVLTASRRAANALRAEITRRVTAGDGVPRTIREPIVRTVHSYAFSLLRLQAGLQDVPAPRLLSSPEQDVVVRELLAGDLAEGAPDWPEQLRPALAVPGFAEELRDLLLRAAERGLGPEDLVKLGRRKDRPEWVAAGVFWRQYEEVTVLQGAGGNALGAPGSPALDAAELVASALVELEGDPDLLAREQARIRHVFVDDAQHLDHLQFRLLRLLGTAAEDFVVTGDPDQAIFSFRGADPGLLTRADADGGRTVTLTRTHRLSLAVHEAVTKLGATLPGAQRHRAIEVDPSSEEGEVKVRLLPTPSAEASWVADQLRRAHLIDGVPWSEMAVLVRSPGRSFPVLQRALRAAGVPIASAADELPLARQPAVRPLLAVLRVASDPGLLDVDTAEMLLASPLGGADPLALRRMRRGLRRLELAGGGERSSDELLVEVLRDNDKLGGLAEAEAAPIRRVGGLIAVAREAIARGAGVEQVLWDVWRESGLQKRWVRLSGRGGTLGAQADRDLDAVVALFHAAGNYVDRLPKASVAAFADYLSSQNIAGDSLAPVAMRGEGVSMLTAHGAAGREWTVVAVANVQEGSWPDLRLRGSLLGVERLVDLLSGLEEETVSATAPILAEERRLFYLALGRAKRTLLVSAVIGEDEQPSRFVDDLEANSADESGLDSRVKPPGRSLVLAELVGDLRRAVCDPEVPPDRRARAARQLARLARAGVPGAHPDSWYGLVETSTDTPLYGEGDVIRISPSTVDTLKKCPLRWLIERHGGADPAQLAAITGTLVHELAQAAADGMDDEGLRRALDDAWAKVDAGAPWFSRRERNRVEQMVRNFLTWLHNSRHELQQMGIEQDIEVELPVGGDGLLVKLRGRVDRLEHDAEGRPVIVDLKTGKNAVSAADAELNPQLAAYQLSVLLGAFGGGKRPGGAKLVYLAKAHNKTGATVREQPPLDDESGREWLELVRKVAASATGPSYDATENPDCDRCPAKGSCPLRPEGRQVTGP; from the coding sequence GTGAGCGGAGAGGGCACCCGGTCCCGGGCGGGCGCGCGGCTGGTTCGGCTGCCCGTCCCCGAGCCGCGCCCGGAACGCTGGGACGCCGACGCGCGGGCGGTGCTGGCGGCGCCCCGCGGGTTCGTCCGGGTCCTCGGTGGACCGGGCACCGGCAAGACCACCTTGATCACGAGCGCGGCGGCGGCCCGCATCTCCGGCGGCGCCGATCCGGAGAGCCTGCTGGTGCTCACCGCGTCCCGCCGCGCCGCCAACGCCCTGCGCGCCGAGATCACCCGCCGCGTGACCGCGGGTGACGGCGTGCCCCGCACGATCCGCGAGCCGATCGTGCGCACCGTCCACTCGTACGCGTTCTCCCTGCTGCGCCTGCAGGCCGGGCTGCAGGACGTGCCGGCGCCGCGGCTGCTGTCCAGCCCGGAGCAGGACGTCGTGGTCCGCGAACTGCTGGCAGGCGACCTCGCGGAGGGCGCGCCGGACTGGCCCGAGCAGCTGCGGCCGGCGCTGGCCGTGCCCGGCTTCGCCGAGGAGCTGCGGGACCTGCTGCTGCGGGCCGCCGAGCGTGGCCTCGGCCCGGAGGACCTGGTCAAGCTGGGGCGGCGCAAGGACCGTCCGGAGTGGGTCGCGGCCGGGGTGTTCTGGCGGCAGTACGAGGAGGTCACCGTCCTGCAGGGGGCGGGCGGCAACGCCCTCGGCGCGCCCGGTTCGCCCGCGCTGGACGCGGCTGAGCTGGTCGCGAGCGCGCTCGTCGAGCTGGAGGGCGACCCCGACCTGCTGGCGCGCGAGCAGGCGCGGATCAGGCACGTGTTCGTCGACGACGCCCAGCACCTGGACCACCTGCAGTTCCGCCTGCTGCGGCTGCTCGGCACGGCGGCCGAGGACTTCGTCGTCACCGGCGACCCGGACCAGGCGATCTTCTCCTTCCGCGGCGCCGACCCCGGCCTGCTCACACGGGCCGACGCCGACGGCGGCCGCACGGTGACCCTGACCAGGACCCACCGGCTGAGCCTGGCCGTGCACGAGGCGGTGACGAAGCTCGGCGCGACCCTGCCGGGCGCGCAGCGGCACCGCGCGATCGAGGTCGACCCGTCGTCCGAAGAGGGTGAGGTCAAGGTCCGGTTGCTGCCGACCCCGTCCGCCGAGGCGAGCTGGGTCGCCGACCAGTTGCGCCGCGCGCACCTCATCGACGGCGTGCCGTGGTCGGAGATGGCCGTGCTGGTGCGCTCGCCGGGACGGTCGTTCCCCGTGCTGCAGCGGGCGTTGCGTGCCGCGGGCGTGCCGATCGCGTCGGCCGCCGACGAGCTGCCGCTGGCCCGCCAGCCCGCGGTCCGGCCACTGCTCGCGGTCCTGCGGGTGGCGAGCGATCCCGGGCTGCTGGACGTCGACACCGCCGAGATGCTGCTGGCGTCCCCGCTCGGCGGCGCCGATCCGCTGGCGCTGCGCCGGATGCGGCGCGGTCTGCGGCGGCTGGAGCTGGCAGGCGGCGGTGAGCGGTCGAGCGACGAGCTGCTCGTGGAAGTGTTGCGGGACAACGACAAGCTCGGCGGACTGGCCGAGGCCGAGGCGGCGCCGATCCGCCGGGTCGGCGGGCTGATCGCGGTCGCCCGCGAGGCGATCGCCCGGGGCGCCGGGGTCGAGCAGGTCCTGTGGGACGTGTGGCGGGAGAGCGGCCTGCAGAAGCGGTGGGTGCGGCTGTCCGGCCGCGGCGGCACGCTGGGCGCGCAGGCCGACCGCGACCTGGACGCGGTGGTGGCGCTGTTCCACGCCGCGGGCAACTACGTCGACCGGTTGCCGAAGGCGAGCGTGGCGGCGTTCGCGGACTACCTGTCGTCGCAGAACATCGCGGGCGACAGCCTCGCCCCGGTGGCGATGCGCGGCGAGGGCGTGTCGATGCTGACCGCGCACGGCGCGGCCGGTCGCGAGTGGACGGTCGTCGCGGTGGCGAACGTGCAGGAGGGCAGCTGGCCGGACCTGCGGCTGCGCGGGTCGCTGCTCGGCGTCGAGCGACTGGTGGACCTGCTCTCCGGGCTGGAGGAGGAGACGGTGTCCGCGACGGCGCCGATCCTCGCCGAGGAGCGGCGGCTGTTCTACCTGGCGCTCGGCCGGGCGAAGCGGACGCTGCTGGTGAGCGCGGTGATCGGGGAGGACGAGCAGCCGTCGCGGTTCGTCGACGACCTGGAGGCCAACAGCGCGGACGAGTCCGGGCTGGACTCGCGGGTCAAGCCACCCGGCCGGTCGCTGGTGCTGGCCGAGCTGGTCGGCGACCTGCGGCGCGCGGTGTGCGACCCGGAGGTGCCGCCGGACCGGCGGGCGCGGGCGGCGCGGCAGCTGGCGCGGCTGGCGCGGGCCGGGGTGCCCGGCGCGCACCCGGATTCCTGGTACGGCCTGGTGGAGACGTCGACGGACACCCCGCTCTACGGCGAGGGCGACGTGATCCGGATTTCGCCGTCCACTGTGGACACGTTGAAGAAGTGCCCGTTGCGGTGGCTGATCGAACGGCACGGTGGCGCCGACCCGGCCCAGCTGGCGGCGATCACCGGGACGCTGGTGCACGAGCTGGCGCAGGCCGCCGCGGACGGCATGGACGACGAGGGCCTGCGCCGCGCGTTGGACGACGCGTGGGCGAAGGTCGACGCCGGTGCGCCGTGGTTCTCGCGGCGGGAACGCAACCGGGTCGAGCAGATGGTGCGCAACTTCCTGACCTGGCTGCACAATTCGCGGCACGAGCTGCAGCAGATGGGGATCGAGCAGGACATCGAGGTGGAGCTGCCGGTCGGTGGTGACGGTCTGCTGGTCAAGCTGCGCGGCCGCGTGGACCGCCTGGAGCACGACGCCGAGGGCCGGCCGGTGATCGTCGACCTGAAGACCGGGAAGAACGCGGTGAGCGCCGCGGACGCCGAGCTGAACCCGCAGCTGGCGGCGTACCAGTTGTCCGTGCTGCTGGGCGCGTTCGGCGGTGGGAAGCGACCGGGCGGCGCGAAGCTGGTGTACCTGGCGAAGGCGCACAACAAGACCGGCGCGACGGTGCGGGAGCAGCCCCCGCTGGACGACGAGAGCGGCCGCGAGTGGCTGGAGCTGGTGCGAAAGGTGGCGGCCTCCGCGACGGGCCCCTCGTACGACGCGACGGAAAACCCGGACTGCGACCGCTGCCCGGCGAAGGGATCGTGCCCGCTGCGCCCGGAGGGCAGGCAGGTGACAGGCCCGTGA
- a CDS encoding MGMT family protein: MDEELHERVREVVATVPPGKVATYGDIAAIAGAPSPRMIGRILSEDGADLPWHRILRANGTPAPHLVHRQLELLRAEGVLADGQKVNLKTYRWQP, encoded by the coding sequence GTGGACGAGGAGCTGCACGAGCGGGTGCGCGAGGTGGTCGCGACCGTGCCGCCGGGGAAGGTCGCCACCTACGGCGACATCGCGGCGATCGCCGGCGCCCCGTCACCCCGGATGATCGGCCGGATCCTGTCCGAGGACGGCGCGGACCTGCCGTGGCACCGGATCCTGCGCGCCAACGGCACGCCCGCGCCGCACCTCGTGCACCGGCAGCTGGAGCTGCTCCGGGCCGAAGGCGTGCTGGCGGACGGTCAGAAGGTCAACCTGAAGACCTACCGCTGGCAGCCGTAG
- a CDS encoding alpha/beta hydrolase family protein, translating into MVKPRSTIRSLALLTAAAFALTVVPASADTALALPAPSGPFAVGVTELHLVDQARDRELMATVRYPAIHDRGPRAPFLTPGAAAVIAEADAARIGMDPSRLDYGFATNARSGAPVAAGRLPVVLYTPGAEQPRALATTQLEELASRGYVTVAFDHPGETSVVEFPDGRLVRGSLPPQSVEVGRRMIATRVADARFVLDQLEVLARGGNPDVARRALPARLGRSLDLTRIGMFGHSAGGFTTAETMLADPRIDAGANLDGSMAYSQRDRIFGQAVEQGLDRPFLLMSAGDHSAGTDGSWQEFLDNRRGPVEQRHLAGGEHFSYTDYQFLLPRLGVDPAVTAPWIGDVDAAHSLEFQRTSLVEFFGQRLYGCQR; encoded by the coding sequence ATGGTCAAACCAAGATCGACAATCCGCAGTCTCGCGCTGCTCACCGCCGCCGCCTTCGCCCTCACCGTGGTGCCGGCGTCGGCCGACACGGCACTCGCCCTGCCGGCACCGTCCGGCCCGTTCGCCGTCGGCGTCACCGAGTTGCACCTGGTCGACCAGGCCCGCGACCGCGAGCTGATGGCGACGGTGCGTTACCCCGCCATCCACGACCGCGGCCCGCGGGCGCCGTTCCTGACGCCCGGCGCCGCCGCTGTGATCGCCGAAGCGGACGCCGCCCGGATCGGCATGGACCCGTCCCGGCTGGACTACGGCTTCGCCACCAACGCGCGTTCCGGCGCGCCCGTCGCCGCGGGGCGCCTGCCCGTCGTGCTCTACACACCGGGCGCCGAGCAGCCTCGCGCGCTGGCGACCACCCAGCTGGAGGAGCTCGCGAGCCGGGGATACGTCACCGTCGCGTTCGACCATCCCGGCGAGACGTCCGTGGTGGAGTTCCCGGACGGCCGCCTGGTGCGCGGCTCCCTGCCACCGCAGAGCGTCGAGGTCGGCCGTCGGATGATCGCCACCCGCGTCGCGGACGCCCGGTTCGTCCTCGACCAGCTCGAAGTCCTCGCGCGGGGCGGCAACCCGGACGTCGCGCGGCGTGCGCTGCCCGCCCGGCTGGGCCGCTCGCTCGACCTGACCCGGATCGGTATGTTCGGGCATTCGGCAGGCGGGTTCACCACGGCCGAGACGATGCTGGCCGACCCGCGGATCGACGCGGGCGCCAACCTGGACGGCAGCATGGCCTACTCGCAGCGGGACCGGATCTTCGGGCAAGCCGTCGAGCAGGGTCTGGACCGGCCGTTCCTGCTGATGAGCGCCGGTGACCACAGTGCCGGCACGGACGGGTCCTGGCAGGAGTTCCTGGACAACCGGCGCGGCCCGGTCGAGCAGCGGCACCTCGCCGGCGGCGAGCACTTCAGCTACACCGACTACCAGTTCCTGCTGCCCCGGCTCGGCGTCGATCCGGCGGTCACCGCGCCCTGGATCGGCGACGTCGACGCCGCCCACAGCCTGGAGTTCCAGCGGACGAGCCTCGTCGAGTTCTTCGGCCAGCGGCTCTACGGCTGCCAGCGGTAG
- a CDS encoding NF041680 family putative transposase, giving the protein MHDPDAGGASGDLVRFRHEFYRCLTRRADALFELAEAVLCAEGPVRSLPELSLLAEHRRGHGGLYAGLAHGRIDVDRLRDAILAGPLPQAADGRLVLAVDITCWLRPEAHTAPERVMCHAYGRNRNQHLAIPGWPYSVVVALESGRSSWTAPVDIQRLAPGVDAATVTAHQLRRVVTGLITHGHWQPGDREILIVADAGYDGPRLAFQLADLPVAVLVRMRSDRVLRRSAPPHTPHTVGRPRRHGSEFVFGDPATWGQPDVAIDADTRLYGPAIVRAWNRLHPRLTHRTAWTTHVGHLPILEGTVVRLQVDRLPSGAIPKPVWLWYSRVDLDIEMVDLLWQAFLRRFDIEHTFRLFKQTLGWTRPKLRTPEQADRWGWLMLAAYTQLRLARRLAADLRRPWEKPAPPGRLTPARVRRGFRHLRAQAGCPASAPKPTRAGPGRPTGRRNDRPATRHDVHVITSTTSKKYKSSTPRPRRTG; this is encoded by the coding sequence GTGCACGATCCGGATGCGGGTGGCGCGTCCGGGGACCTTGTCCGTTTCCGGCACGAGTTCTATCGGTGCCTGACCCGCCGGGCGGACGCGTTGTTCGAGCTGGCCGAGGCGGTGTTGTGTGCCGAGGGACCGGTGCGGTCGCTGCCGGAGTTGTCTCTGCTCGCGGAGCATCGCCGCGGTCATGGTGGGCTGTATGCGGGTCTGGCTCACGGCCGGATCGATGTCGATCGGCTCCGCGACGCGATCCTGGCCGGACCGCTGCCGCAAGCGGCCGACGGCCGGCTGGTGCTGGCCGTGGACATCACCTGCTGGTTGCGGCCCGAGGCGCACACCGCGCCAGAACGGGTCATGTGCCACGCCTACGGCCGCAACCGTAACCAGCACCTGGCGATTCCCGGCTGGCCTTACTCGGTCGTGGTCGCGCTGGAAAGCGGCCGTAGCTCCTGGACCGCGCCCGTGGACATCCAACGCCTGGCACCCGGGGTCGATGCCGCCACGGTCACCGCACACCAACTCCGCCGGGTGGTCACCGGACTGATCACCCACGGGCACTGGCAGCCCGGGGATCGCGAGATCCTGATCGTGGCCGACGCCGGCTACGACGGACCACGCTTGGCCTTCCAGTTAGCCGACCTGCCCGTGGCGGTGCTGGTGCGGATGCGCTCAGACCGGGTCCTGCGCCGCTCGGCCCCGCCCCACACACCGCACACGGTGGGCCGACCGCGCCGTCACGGCAGCGAGTTCGTCTTCGGTGATCCGGCCACCTGGGGTCAACCCGATGTCGCTATCGACGCCGACACCCGTCTCTACGGTCCGGCCATCGTCCGGGCCTGGAACCGGCTGCATCCCCGGCTGACACACCGCACCGCCTGGACCACGCATGTCGGACACCTGCCGATTCTGGAGGGCACCGTGGTGCGTTTGCAGGTGGACCGGTTACCGTCCGGGGCGATCCCGAAACCGGTGTGGTTATGGTATTCCCGCGTCGATCTGGACATTGAGATGGTCGATCTGCTCTGGCAGGCGTTCCTGCGCAGATTCGACATCGAGCACACGTTCCGACTGTTCAAACAGACACTCGGTTGGACCCGCCCGAAGCTGCGCACTCCCGAGCAGGCCGATCGGTGGGGCTGGCTGATGCTGGCCGCCTACACCCAACTCCGACTGGCCCGCCGGCTGGCCGCAGATCTACGGCGCCCCTGGGAGAAACCCGCACCACCGGGCCGGCTCACCCCAGCTCGAGTACGTCGCGGGTTTCGGCACCTACGCGCACAGGCCGGCTGTCCCGCGAGTGCACCGAAACCAACACGCGCCGGCCCAGGGCGGCCAACCGGCCGTCGCAACGACCGCCCAGCCACCCGCCATGACGTGCACGTCATCACCTCAACAACATCCAAGAAATACAAGTCGAGCACGCCTCGACCACGCCGAACAGGTTAA
- a CDS encoding uroporphyrinogen-III synthase: MGDLSGVTIGVTAERRAEEFIGALERNGATVRHAPLIHIVPLPDDARLRAATEEVLAEPLDVLAVTTGAGFRGWIEAAEGWGLRDDLLASLTRARVFVRGPKGKGAVRGVGLTEEWAAPEESNRQLFGHLLEAGVAGARLAVQLHGSPLPEHTAPLREAGARVIEVQPYRWEWPADLHPAHELLDGVLDGRVDALAFTSAPASANMLNLARERGTYDDLVRALRGDVVCACVGPVTAAPFTDAGVPTLQPERQRLGALVKLLVAELGT; the protein is encoded by the coding sequence ATGGGTGACCTGAGCGGAGTCACGATCGGGGTGACCGCGGAGCGGCGGGCCGAGGAGTTCATCGGCGCGCTGGAACGCAACGGCGCCACGGTGCGGCACGCGCCGCTGATCCACATCGTGCCGCTGCCCGACGACGCCCGGCTGCGCGCCGCGACCGAGGAGGTCCTCGCCGAGCCGCTGGACGTCCTCGCGGTCACCACCGGCGCCGGTTTCCGCGGCTGGATCGAGGCCGCCGAGGGGTGGGGACTGCGCGACGACCTGCTCGCGTCGCTGACCAGGGCGCGGGTGTTCGTCCGCGGCCCGAAGGGCAAGGGCGCGGTGCGGGGCGTCGGGCTCACCGAGGAGTGGGCCGCGCCCGAGGAGAGCAACCGGCAGCTGTTCGGGCACCTCCTGGAAGCCGGTGTCGCCGGCGCGCGGCTGGCGGTCCAGCTGCACGGCTCGCCGCTGCCCGAGCACACTGCGCCATTGCGCGAAGCCGGCGCGCGGGTGATCGAGGTGCAGCCGTACCGGTGGGAGTGGCCCGCCGACCTGCACCCGGCGCACGAGCTGCTCGACGGCGTCCTCGACGGCCGGGTCGACGCGCTCGCGTTCACCAGCGCCCCGGCGAGCGCGAACATGCTGAACCTGGCCCGGGAACGCGGCACCTACGACGACCTGGTGCGCGCCCTGCGGGGCGACGTCGTGTGCGCCTGCGTCGGGCCGGTGACCGCCGCGCCGTTCACCGACGCCGGGGTGCCGACCCTGCAGCCGGAGCGGCAGCGGCTCGGTGCGCTGGTCAAGCTGCTGGTGGCGGAGCTGGGCACCTAG
- a CDS encoding helix-turn-helix transcriptional regulator — protein MRASRLLSVLLLLQNRGRMTAEELAEELEVSVRTVYRDIESLSAAGVPVYAERGRAGGYRLLDGYRTRLTGLTGEEAQSLPLAGLPDAAAELGLGTVLTAAQLKLYAALPDELRGRAGKVAERFVLDVPGWFRGIESLPHLAEVAQAVWDSRRVSVRYRRWDNSETNRLLEPLGLILKAGNWYLAAHCDGATRTYRVSRILSLEPGAAFERPAGFDLAAYWREWSEQFERRMYPRVAVVRLSPLGRELVPFYLGAVGARALRECRAVPDEDGWLRVELPVEPGAPALGELLRFGPELQVLEPADLRDRVAAAVGRMGAFYG, from the coding sequence ATGCGCGCGAGCAGGTTGCTGTCGGTGCTGCTGCTCCTGCAGAACCGGGGCCGGATGACCGCCGAGGAGCTGGCGGAGGAGCTCGAAGTGTCGGTGCGGACCGTGTACCGGGACATCGAGTCGCTGTCGGCCGCCGGGGTGCCGGTCTACGCGGAACGCGGCCGGGCGGGCGGCTACCGGCTGCTCGACGGCTACCGCACCCGCCTGACCGGGCTGACCGGGGAGGAGGCGCAGTCGCTCCCGCTGGCCGGGCTGCCGGACGCGGCCGCCGAGCTGGGCCTGGGCACCGTGCTGACCGCCGCGCAGCTCAAGCTGTACGCCGCACTGCCGGACGAGCTGCGCGGCCGCGCCGGCAAGGTCGCCGAGCGGTTCGTGCTCGACGTGCCCGGCTGGTTCCGCGGCATCGAGAGCCTGCCGCACCTGGCCGAGGTGGCCCAGGCGGTGTGGGATTCGCGGCGTGTTTCGGTCCGGTACCGGCGGTGGGACAACAGCGAGACGAACCGGCTGCTGGAGCCGCTGGGGCTCATCCTCAAGGCCGGGAACTGGTACCTTGCAGCGCACTGCGACGGTGCGACCCGGACCTACCGGGTGTCGCGGATCCTCTCGCTCGAACCCGGCGCCGCGTTCGAGCGCCCGGCCGGGTTCGACCTCGCCGCCTACTGGCGGGAGTGGTCGGAGCAGTTCGAGCGGCGGATGTACCCGCGGGTCGCCGTCGTCCGGCTTTCCCCGCTGGGCCGCGAACTCGTACCGTTCTACCTGGGAGCGGTGGGCGCTCGCGCGCTGCGGGAGTGCCGTGCGGTTCCGGACGAAGACGGGTGGTTGCGCGTGGAGTTACCGGTGGAACCCGGCGCCCCGGCGCTCGGGGAGCTGTTGCGGTTCGGGCCCGAGCTGCAGGTGCTCGAGCCCGCCGACCTGCGTGACCGGGTGGCGGCCGCGGTGGGCCGGATGGGTGCGTTCTATGGGTGA
- a CDS encoding DUF3224 domain-containing protein, whose product MTNTFTMRTWDEKVVSGPEDGPRYAHAHATFTYSGLIEGESACDYLLYYPGEGYTGSTQTAPGFERIEGSVDGRKGSFVIRHDVSYGADGIRGTFTVVEGSGTGELAGLAGTGTIGGASETVNYTFDHRL is encoded by the coding sequence ATGACCAACACTTTCACCATGCGGACCTGGGACGAGAAGGTCGTGAGCGGCCCCGAGGACGGGCCCCGGTACGCCCACGCGCACGCCACGTTCACCTACTCCGGGCTGATCGAGGGCGAATCCGCCTGCGACTACCTGCTGTACTACCCGGGAGAGGGCTACACCGGCAGCACGCAGACCGCACCGGGGTTCGAGCGGATCGAGGGCAGCGTGGACGGCCGCAAGGGCAGCTTCGTCATCCGGCACGACGTGTCGTACGGCGCGGACGGCATCCGGGGCACGTTCACCGTCGTCGAGGGCTCGGGCACCGGTGAGCTGGCGGGGCTGGCGGGCACCGGGACGATCGGAGGGGCGAGCGAGACCGTGAACTACACCTTCGACCACCGGCTGTGA
- a CDS encoding DNA glycosylase AlkZ-like family protein, translated as MLDVDREQVLAHRIAAQGLHRDVADAAGLAVFDLGVQSTQRETAAIALAARLPGPVTEESFVEDPRFVLAWTHRGAPHFHRADEIGRVTAALVPLDEDDAMARMGWQRKQVEAAGMSAVDGLFTAARAIRKVVTRVMTKGAVSEAVTKIIPAGLSYWCRGCQATHILEQVMRLAAIHGGVRLEAGAQPAALAPLEGRSRMRTTPDLEAATGVVRDYLHLHGPATPKEAADFVGTKTAIAKRMWPDDLTPVRFAGREVWLPSGDVAALENPPEPDLVRLLPPWDPFLQSRDRAVLVPDRARQKEVWKILGNPGALLAGGEVAGVWRTKGSGRKRLDFTITAFDPLPPAARKAAEEEAERVARARGFADLRVSWG; from the coding sequence ATGCTCGACGTCGACCGCGAGCAGGTGCTCGCCCACCGGATCGCGGCGCAGGGTCTGCACCGCGACGTCGCGGACGCGGCCGGGCTGGCCGTGTTCGACCTCGGCGTCCAGAGCACCCAGCGGGAGACGGCGGCGATAGCGCTCGCGGCGCGACTGCCCGGCCCGGTCACCGAGGAGTCCTTTGTGGAGGATCCGCGGTTCGTGCTGGCGTGGACGCACCGCGGCGCGCCGCATTTCCACCGCGCGGACGAGATCGGCCGGGTCACCGCCGCGCTGGTCCCGCTCGACGAGGACGACGCGATGGCGCGGATGGGCTGGCAGCGCAAGCAGGTCGAGGCGGCCGGGATGAGCGCGGTGGACGGCCTGTTCACGGCGGCGCGGGCGATCCGCAAGGTCGTGACGCGGGTGATGACCAAGGGGGCGGTGAGCGAGGCCGTCACGAAGATCATCCCGGCCGGGTTGTCGTACTGGTGCCGCGGCTGCCAGGCCACCCACATCCTGGAGCAGGTCATGCGGCTGGCGGCGATCCACGGCGGGGTGCGCTTGGAGGCCGGCGCGCAGCCCGCGGCGCTCGCGCCGCTGGAGGGCAGGTCGCGGATGCGGACCACACCGGATCTTGAGGCGGCGACGGGCGTTGTCCGGGACTACCTGCACCTGCACGGCCCGGCGACGCCCAAGGAGGCGGCCGATTTCGTCGGCACGAAGACGGCGATCGCGAAGCGGATGTGGCCGGACGACCTGACGCCGGTGCGCTTCGCGGGCCGCGAGGTGTGGTTGCCGTCTGGGGATGTGGCCGCGCTGGAGAACCCGCCGGAGCCCGACCTGGTGCGGTTGCTGCCGCCGTGGGACCCGTTCCTGCAGTCGCGCGACCGGGCGGTGCTGGTGCCGGACCGGGCGCGGCAGAAGGAGGTGTGGAAGATCCTGGGCAACCCCGGAGCGCTCCTCGCGGGCGGCGAGGTGGCCGGCGTGTGGCGGACGAAGGGCAGCGGCCGCAAGCGCCTGGACTTCACGATCACCGCCTTCGACCCCCTGCCGCCCGCCGCACGGAAGGCGGCGGAAGAGGAGGCCGAACGCGTCGCGCGAGCGCGGGGGTTCGCGGATCTGCGGGTGAGCTGGGGCTGA
- the fabG gene encoding 3-oxoacyl-ACP reductase FabG gives MRYTNRVVLITGAGQGLGRAMAHRFADEGASLALCDVNEGALKETAVDCIDVRTSVVDVSDPEQVDSWVAEALFEFGRVDVLVNNAGVIRDNRLERMTDDEWDAVLNVSLRGMFNCSRAVFPVMKRQGYGRLLSFSSMCWRGNFGQVNYAAAKAGVVGMARTIALEGARHGVTSNAIAPGLIATPMLASMDERARAKLAARVPAGHIGDPEDIAEAAAFLCSEAAGYVTGVVLDVDGGISIGSALR, from the coding sequence ATGCGTTACACGAACAGGGTCGTTCTGATCACCGGTGCCGGGCAGGGGCTCGGCCGGGCCATGGCGCACAGGTTCGCCGACGAGGGGGCGTCGCTCGCGTTGTGCGACGTCAACGAGGGTGCGCTGAAGGAAACGGCGGTCGACTGCATCGATGTGCGCACGTCGGTGGTCGACGTGTCCGATCCCGAGCAGGTCGACTCCTGGGTCGCGGAGGCGCTGTTCGAGTTCGGGCGGGTGGACGTGCTGGTCAACAACGCCGGCGTGATCCGCGACAACCGGCTGGAGCGGATGACCGACGACGAATGGGACGCGGTGCTGAACGTCAGCCTGCGCGGCATGTTCAACTGCAGCCGCGCGGTGTTCCCGGTGATGAAGCGGCAGGGGTACGGGCGGCTGCTGTCGTTCTCGTCGATGTGCTGGCGCGGCAACTTCGGGCAGGTCAACTACGCTGCGGCGAAGGCCGGTGTGGTGGGCATGGCGCGCACGATCGCGCTCGAAGGCGCCCGCCACGGCGTGACGTCGAACGCGATCGCGCCCGGGCTGATCGCGACCCCGATGCTGGCGTCGATGGACGAGCGGGCGCGGGCGAAGCTCGCCGCGCGGGTGCCTGCCGGGCACATCGGCGACCCGGAGGACATCGCGGAGGCCGCGGCGTTCCTGTGCTCCGAGGCGGCCGGGTACGTGACCGGGGTCGTGCTCGACGTCGACGGCGGGATCAGCATCGGCAGCGCGTTGCGCTGA
- a CDS encoding sirohydrochlorin chelatase, which translates to MIVLAAHGTRDPQGARVIEELADRVRAETPVPVRVAYADVRQPDVTTVLDSVRGYQAIVVPAFLAAGYHVRTDIPAQIAASGHRNVLLAGPFGPAPELVGVMRDRLEWAGYRAGDAVVLAAAGSSDPRALAEVRVAADALGALLGVSVQVGYVATARPSIADAVARARGRGRRVAVASWLLAPGLFQRKVLEAGADVVADPLGVHPDVVDLVLARYQQAQRQLAVAA; encoded by the coding sequence ATGATCGTGCTGGCAGCGCATGGAACGCGGGACCCGCAGGGCGCGCGGGTGATCGAGGAACTGGCCGACCGGGTGCGGGCCGAGACGCCTGTGCCGGTGCGGGTGGCCTACGCCGACGTGCGGCAGCCCGACGTCACCACGGTGCTCGACTCGGTGCGCGGCTACCAGGCGATCGTCGTTCCCGCGTTCCTGGCGGCCGGCTACCACGTGCGCACCGACATCCCGGCGCAGATCGCCGCGAGCGGGCACCGGAACGTCCTGCTGGCCGGCCCGTTCGGCCCGGCGCCGGAGTTGGTCGGCGTGATGCGCGACCGGCTGGAGTGGGCGGGTTATCGCGCGGGCGACGCGGTCGTGCTGGCCGCGGCGGGCTCCAGCGATCCGCGTGCGCTGGCCGAGGTGCGGGTCGCCGCGGATGCGCTGGGCGCGTTGCTGGGCGTGTCAGTGCAGGTGGGTTACGTCGCGACGGCGCGGCCCTCGATCGCGGACGCGGTCGCCAGGGCGCGAGGCCGCGGGCGGCGGGTGGCGGTGGCGTCGTGGCTGCTCGCGCCGGGGCTGTTCCAGCGGAAGGTGCTGGAGGCGGGCGCGGACGTGGTGGCGGACCCGCTCGGTGTGCACCCGGACGTCGTCGACCTGGTGCTGGCCAGGTACCAGCAGGCGCAGCGGCAGCTCGCGGTGGCCGCCTGA